In Rhodospirillum rubrum ATCC 11170, a genomic segment contains:
- the ybaL gene encoding YbaL family putative K(+) efflux transporter yields the protein MIHATPLITILVAGLGIAFIFGAIAHRLKVSPLVGYLLAGIVIGPATPGYVADQNLASELSEIGVILLMFGVGLHFSLKDLLSVRAIAVPGAIVQIAFATVLGIGIAHFAGWGLGGGIVFGLALSVASTVVLLRAMQDRRLIDTLRGRIAVGWLIVEDLAMVMALVLLPAVAGALGVGTANGTPSLSLVDVGISLGVTLAKVAAFIVLMLVVGRRVIPWLLHRMASTGSRELFRLAVLVIALGVAFGSATLFGVSFALGAFFAGMVMNESELSGQAAQDTLPLRDAFAVLFFVSVGMLFNPSSVIESPLLFVATLLVIVFGKSVAAFGLVLMFGHSKATALTIAASLAQIGEFSFILAPLGVSLGLMPQQGQDLILAAAIVSILLNPFLFMLLDRYFLHDASASASAAADPPEPAPSSGAADDEDEAAIAVAKPAPVAPASGHAVVVGSGRVGALIGEMLAEREVRRVVIEESESVIEALRGKGVSCHLGNAADPETLALADTIEARWLFVAIPNAFEAGQVVEQARKSNPDLQIIARAHSDAEVEHLKARGASRVVMAERETARGMIAEALLPRL from the coding sequence ATGATCCACGCGACTCCCCTGATTACCATTCTCGTCGCCGGTCTCGGCATCGCCTTCATTTTCGGTGCCATCGCCCATCGTCTTAAAGTCTCGCCGCTGGTCGGCTATCTTTTAGCCGGTATCGTTATTGGGCCAGCAACCCCAGGTTATGTCGCCGATCAAAATCTGGCTTCGGAACTCTCCGAGATCGGCGTGATCTTGTTGATGTTTGGCGTCGGCTTACACTTTTCCCTCAAGGATCTGCTGTCGGTGCGGGCGATCGCCGTTCCCGGCGCCATTGTTCAGATCGCTTTCGCGACCGTTCTCGGCATAGGCATCGCCCATTTCGCCGGTTGGGGTCTGGGCGGCGGTATCGTGTTCGGCCTAGCGCTTTCGGTGGCGAGCACGGTGGTTTTGCTGCGCGCCATGCAAGATCGCCGGCTGATCGATACCCTGCGCGGGCGCATCGCCGTCGGCTGGCTGATCGTCGAGGATCTGGCGATGGTGATGGCGCTGGTGTTGCTGCCCGCCGTCGCCGGAGCCTTGGGGGTGGGCACCGCGAACGGCACGCCCAGCCTATCGCTGGTCGATGTCGGGATATCCTTAGGCGTCACTCTGGCCAAGGTGGCGGCCTTCATCGTGCTGATGCTGGTGGTTGGTCGGCGGGTCATTCCCTGGCTGCTCCACCGCATGGCCTCGACCGGCTCGCGCGAGTTGTTCCGGTTGGCGGTGTTGGTGATCGCCCTTGGCGTCGCCTTCGGCTCGGCCACGTTGTTTGGGGTGTCCTTCGCCCTGGGAGCCTTCTTCGCCGGCATGGTCATGAATGAATCCGAACTGAGCGGTCAGGCCGCCCAGGACACCCTGCCCCTGCGCGATGCCTTCGCCGTGCTGTTCTTCGTGTCGGTCGGCATGCTGTTCAATCCATCCTCGGTGATCGAAAGCCCGCTGCTGTTCGTCGCCACCTTGCTGGTCATCGTTTTTGGCAAATCGGTCGCGGCCTTCGGTCTGGTGCTGATGTTCGGCCACAGCAAGGCCACGGCTTTGACCATCGCCGCCAGCCTTGCCCAGATCGGCGAATTCTCGTTCATCCTCGCCCCGCTTGGCGTGTCGCTCGGCTTAATGCCCCAGCAGGGTCAGGATCTGATCCTGGCGGCGGCGATCGTATCGATCCTGCTCAATCCGTTTTTGTTCATGTTGCTCGACCGCTATTTCTTGCATGACGCTTCCGCTTCCGCTTCGGCGGCGGCTGACCCGCCCGAACCCGCTCCCTCCTCCGGGGCGGCGGACGACGAGGACGAGGCGGCGATCGCGGTGGCCAAGCCGGCGCCGGTGGCTCCGGCCAGCGGTCATGCGGTGGTCGTCGGTTCCGGACGGGTCGGGGCGCTGATCGGCGAGATGCTGGCCGAACGCGAGGTCAGGCGGGTGGTCATCGAGGAATCCGAAAGCGTGATCGAGGCGCTGCGCGGCAAGGGCGTCTCGTGCCACCTGGGCAATGCCGCCGACCCCGAGACCCTGGCCCTGGCCGACACCATCGAGGCGCGCTGGCTGTTCGTGGCCATTCCCAACGCCTTCGAGGCTGGCCAGGTGGTTGAACAGGCGCGCAAGTCGAACCCCGATCTGCAGATCATCGCCCGCGCCCATTCCGACGCCGAGGTCGAACACCTGAAAGCACGCGGTGCGTCGCGGGTGGTGATGGCCGAACGCGAAACGGCGCGCGGCATGATCGCCGAGGCCCTGCTGCCGCGCTTGTAA
- the secD gene encoding protein translocase subunit SecD, with product MLYFSKAKTIAIIAVCLIGLLLALPNAFKHGSLPDWLPQNRITLGLDLQGGSHLLLAVDMPAVIHDRLETMLESVRTNLRKDSLRYTGLAVRDRSVVFTLASADDIETARGALAPLVQPDEPGKPADYGLTFDGLTGRIALADSGVQAWADKAAQQSIEIVRRRIDETGVNEPMIARQGADRILVQLPGVSDPGRIKRLLGQTAKMTFHMVGDRALGDGSVPAGYRLLPSADPARPGEKILVSRKVEVDGSHLTDAKPSFDQQNGQWVVSFSFDGQGARRFADVTKMAVGKPFAIVLDDKVVSAPVIREPITGGRGQISGSFTAASANDLAVLLRAGALPAPLTVVEERTVGPDLGADSIRAGMIAISVGFVLVVAYMGIFYGLFGWFANVALVFNLAITLGALSLMQATLTLPGIAGLLLSLGMAVDANILINERIREEAKKGRGVAASMETGFKRAFATIFDSNITTLIKMAILFSIGVGTIRGFAVTISLGIIVSMFTAITVTRLLMVIWFRRTKPKSLPMANHFRLVPDHTKIAFMRGRLLGLGGSVVLSVASVVLFFHPGLNYGVDFAGGTVMEVRSQNAVDFPALRTDLQSLPIGPVQLQAFGSPNDVLIRLERQEGGDAAQAEVVKQVQGMLERDYAGSEIRRVDSVGASVSAELFQDGMMALGLAAIAMLIYIWFRFEWQFGVGAVVTMLLDVTKTVGFFAITGMQFNLTAIAAILTIMGYSINDKVVVYDRVRENLRLYRTMPLRQLIDKSINETLGRTVGTSLATFLAIIPLAVFGGEALREFALVLLFGVVLATSSSVFIAAPLLLLLGEHRLRPGLSAKALAKTEGETETDDTGEAPTPAR from the coding sequence ATGCTGTATTTTTCCAAAGCCAAGACGATCGCGATCATCGCGGTCTGTCTGATCGGCCTTCTGCTTGCCCTGCCCAACGCCTTCAAGCACGGCTCGCTGCCCGACTGGTTGCCGCAGAACCGCATCACCCTGGGCCTCGACCTCCAGGGCGGCTCGCATCTGCTGCTTGCCGTCGATATGCCGGCGGTCATCCACGACCGACTGGAAACCATGCTTGAAAGCGTGCGCACCAATCTGCGCAAGGACTCGCTGCGCTATACCGGTCTGGCGGTGCGCGACCGCTCGGTGGTTTTCACCCTGGCCTCGGCTGACGACATCGAAACCGCGCGCGGCGCCCTGGCGCCGCTGGTCCAGCCCGACGAGCCGGGCAAGCCGGCCGATTACGGCCTGACCTTCGATGGCCTGACCGGGCGCATCGCCCTGGCCGATTCGGGCGTTCAGGCCTGGGCCGACAAGGCCGCCCAACAGTCGATCGAAATCGTCCGCCGCCGCATCGACGAGACCGGCGTCAACGAGCCGATGATCGCCCGCCAGGGCGCCGACCGCATCCTGGTCCAGCTTCCCGGCGTTTCCGATCCCGGCCGCATCAAGCGCCTGCTCGGCCAGACCGCCAAGATGACCTTCCATATGGTCGGCGACCGGGCCTTGGGCGATGGCAGCGTTCCCGCCGGCTACCGGCTGCTGCCCTCGGCCGATCCCGCCCGTCCGGGCGAAAAGATCCTGGTGTCGCGCAAGGTCGAGGTCGACGGCAGTCATCTGACCGACGCCAAGCCCAGCTTCGACCAGCAGAACGGCCAGTGGGTGGTCAGCTTCTCCTTCGACGGCCAGGGCGCCCGCCGCTTCGCCGATGTCACCAAGATGGCCGTCGGCAAGCCCTTCGCCATCGTGCTTGACGACAAGGTGGTCAGCGCCCCGGTCATCCGCGAGCCGATCACCGGCGGACGCGGGCAGATTTCGGGCAGCTTCACCGCCGCCAGCGCCAATGATCTGGCGGTGCTGCTGCGCGCCGGCGCCCTGCCGGCCCCCCTGACCGTGGTCGAGGAACGCACCGTCGGCCCCGATCTCGGCGCCGATTCGATCCGCGCCGGCATGATCGCCATCAGCGTCGGCTTCGTGCTGGTGGTCGCCTATATGGGCATCTTCTACGGCCTGTTCGGCTGGTTCGCCAATGTCGCCCTGGTCTTCAATCTGGCGATCACCCTTGGCGCCTTGTCGTTGATGCAGGCCACCTTGACCCTGCCCGGCATCGCCGGCCTGCTGCTGTCGCTGGGCATGGCGGTCGATGCCAATATCCTGATCAACGAGCGCATCCGCGAAGAGGCCAAAAAGGGGCGGGGCGTCGCCGCGTCGATGGAAACCGGCTTCAAGCGCGCCTTCGCCACCATCTTCGATTCCAACATCACCACCCTGATCAAGATGGCGATCTTGTTCTCGATCGGCGTCGGCACCATCCGCGGCTTCGCCGTGACCATCTCGCTGGGCATCATCGTCAGCATGTTCACCGCGATCACCGTCACCCGCTTGCTGATGGTGATCTGGTTCCGCCGCACCAAGCCCAAGAGCCTGCCGATGGCCAACCATTTCCGGCTGGTTCCCGATCACACCAAGATCGCCTTCATGCGCGGCCGCCTGCTTGGGCTGGGCGGATCGGTGGTGCTGTCGGTCGCCTCGGTGGTGCTGTTCTTCCACCCCGGCCTGAATTACGGCGTCGATTTCGCCGGCGGCACGGTGATGGAGGTGCGCTCGCAGAACGCCGTCGATTTCCCGGCCTTGCGCACCGATCTTCAGTCGCTGCCGATCGGCCCGGTCCAGCTTCAGGCTTTTGGCTCGCCCAATGACGTGCTGATCCGCCTGGAACGCCAGGAAGGCGGCGACGCCGCCCAGGCCGAGGTGGTCAAGCAGGTCCAGGGCATGCTGGAGCGCGACTATGCCGGCAGCGAGATCCGCCGGGTCGACAGCGTCGGCGCCTCGGTCTCGGCCGAGTTGTTCCAAGACGGCATGATGGCCCTTGGTTTGGCCGCCATCGCCATGCTGATCTATATCTGGTTCCGCTTCGAATGGCAGTTCGGCGTCGGCGCCGTGGTCACCATGCTGCTCGACGTGACCAAGACGGTGGGCTTCTTCGCCATCACCGGCATGCAGTTCAACCTAACGGCCATCGCCGCCATCCTGACCATCATGGGCTATTCGATCAACGACAAGGTCGTGGTCTATGACCGGGTGCGCGAGAACCTGCGGCTGTACCGCACCATGCCCCTGCGGCAGTTGATCGACAAATCGATCAATGAAACCCTGGGACGGACGGTGGGCACCTCGCTTGCCACCTTCCTCGCCATCATCCCGCTGGCCGTCTTCGGCGGCGAGGCCCTGCGCGAATTCGCCCTGGTGCTGCTGTTTGGCGTGGTGCTGGCGACCAGTTCGTCGGTGTTCATCGCCGCGCCGCTGCTTCTGCTGCTGGGCGAGCACCGGCTGCGTCCGGGGCTGTCGGCCAAGGCGCTGGCCAAGACCGAGGGCGAGACCGAGACCGATGACACCGGCGAGGCGCCGACCCCGGCGCGGTGA
- a CDS encoding cache domain-containing protein has product MSRSPDSPDPPHHLSPILVLLATVVLGLAIAAALIGVQRHGEARALILGAARTRLEGVDSAVGKRVQAMLDEARGGALMLTSLPALRQEPRGETHPALPALHRLLDGSRELQRAFALFPNGTTLRLIRLDPRQPAESKALGAPAEAHWGIHIRMRDRDNRFWTLWRFEDGEGAIIDARLEEGDDPATKDDPAWIDSLRATKGMGPPIVRRSPPDDLPTLTVAGRIRGAPRAVAGVEIAMPRLTRLLGALAPSPSARLMLVANDGTPLASHAGGGTAPPPEDDAVLGALAAQLAASQEARSFDLDVEGQEWLVRLSAPLGATAGMPGTRIAIAVPAAEAVASLVSATQRGLWLAAPFLALALLIGLIAVALRHRQKAKLASQSAAIPAAEPEAEPPPPHS; this is encoded by the coding sequence ATGAGCCGTTCCCCCGACTCGCCCGATCCTCCCCATCATCTGTCGCCGATCCTGGTTCTTCTGGCGACCGTGGTCTTGGGCTTGGCCATCGCCGCCGCCCTGATCGGCGTTCAGCGCCATGGCGAGGCGAGGGCGCTGATCCTGGGCGCGGCGCGCACCCGGCTGGAAGGGGTGGACTCGGCGGTCGGCAAACGGGTTCAGGCGATGCTGGACGAGGCCCGCGGCGGGGCGTTGATGCTGACCAGCCTGCCAGCGCTGCGCCAGGAACCGCGCGGGGAAACCCATCCGGCCTTGCCGGCCCTGCATCGGCTGCTGGACGGCTCGCGCGAGTTGCAACGCGCCTTCGCCCTGTTTCCCAACGGCACCACCTTGCGGCTGATCCGCCTTGATCCCCGCCAACCCGCCGAAAGCAAGGCCCTGGGCGCCCCGGCGGAGGCGCATTGGGGGATCCATATCCGCATGCGCGACCGCGACAATCGCTTCTGGACCCTGTGGCGCTTCGAGGATGGGGAGGGGGCCATCATCGATGCCCGGCTGGAAGAGGGCGACGATCCGGCGACGAAGGACGATCCGGCCTGGATCGACTCGCTGCGGGCGACAAAGGGGATGGGGCCGCCGATCGTTCGCCGCTCGCCCCCCGACGACCTGCCGACCCTGACCGTGGCCGGCAGGATCAGGGGGGCGCCGCGCGCCGTCGCCGGGGTCGAGATCGCCATGCCCCGGCTGACCCGGCTGCTGGGCGCCCTGGCCCCCTCCCCTTCCGCCCGGTTGATGCTGGTCGCCAACGACGGTACCCCGCTCGCCAGCCATGCCGGCGGCGGGACGGCGCCCCCCCCAGAAGACGACGCCGTCCTCGGCGCGCTTGCCGCCCAGCTCGCCGCCAGCCAGGAGGCGCGATCCTTCGATCTGGACGTCGAGGGTCAGGAGTGGCTTGTCCGGCTATCGGCGCCGCTCGGCGCCACGGCGGGAATGCCCGGAACCCGCATCGCCATCGCCGTTCCGGCCGCCGAGGCGGTGGCGTCGCTGGTTTCGGCGACCCAGCGCGGCCTATGGCTGGCCGCGCCCTTCTTGGCCCTCGCCCTTTTGATCGGCCTGATCGCCGTCGCCTTGCGCCACCGGCAAAAGGCCAAGCTGGCGTCCCAATCGGCTGCCATACCCGCCGCCGAACCGGAAGCCGAGCCCCCGCCCCCTCACAGCTGA
- a CDS encoding TIGR00645 family protein, giving the protein MKPLELLIERIILASRWMLVIFYLGLGAALAVYAVSFLYKFAKIAGDVFVLGEAEMILAMLSLIDAALVASLIVMVMISSYENFVGRFDDHQVEVSWLGKLDAGSLKIKVASSIVAISSIHLLQIFLNASQYDNGKIMWFTLMHLTFVVSALMLGFLEKILHKEKI; this is encoded by the coding sequence GTGAAGCCGCTCGAACTGCTCATCGAACGCATAATCCTCGCCAGCCGCTGGATGCTGGTGATCTTCTATCTTGGCCTGGGAGCGGCCCTAGCCGTCTATGCGGTGTCGTTTCTCTATAAGTTCGCCAAGATCGCTGGCGATGTCTTCGTGCTGGGCGAAGCCGAGATGATCCTGGCGATGCTCAGCCTGATCGACGCCGCCCTGGTCGCCAGCCTGATCGTCATGGTGATGATCTCAAGCTACGAGAATTTCGTTGGCCGCTTCGATGACCATCAGGTCGAAGTGTCGTGGCTGGGTAAGCTTGACGCCGGCAGCCTGAAGATCAAGGTGGCGTCGTCGATCGTCGCCATCTCCTCGATCCACCTGCTGCAGATCTTCCTCAACGCCAGTCAATACGACAACGGCAAGATCATGTGGTTCACCCTCATGCATCTCACCTTCGTCGTCTCGGCCCTGATGCTCGGCTTCCTCGAGAAGATCTTGCACAAGGAAAAAATCTAG
- a CDS encoding methyl-accepting chemotaxis protein, translated as MRIKDLSISIRLRGAFLVLIIGTIIVAWATLGTFATVVQTNNWTNHTREVQTAVEKMRLSQIDQETGVRGFLISGEESFLEPYRANQAVFRELLQRAKTLTADNPEQQRRFDDIAAQAEIWRTRVAEREIALMNNAETIEAARALEASGAGKVPMDAIRRLSGEIAGAEEALLKQRTAEMEEALALGRNTMIVGGVVSVVLAVLLGWQLTRGIVQPVRLLTGVMGELSAGGRGVAIPETDRGDEIGQMAKAVEIFKAGLIEADRLAAEEATQRAARESRVTALETLVGGFQDRIGGLVGKLTESSSGLETTARAMSEAARATDTQAATASDAVGSASMGVRTVAAAAEELSASISEISGKVQQSSEVTQKAMARAAETDKMVGRLAEGADRIGEVVSLINAIASQTNLLALNATIEAARAGDAGKGFAVVAGEVKTLANQTARATEEIGAQIGRIQEATRETIQAIKEISGTIGEINGIVMSVASAVEEQSAATAEIARTVQRVSTNTDEVTTNVDGVSRTAKATDSAAADVLRASGDLTTVSGELGGEIDRFVGGVRQL; from the coding sequence GTGCGCATAAAAGACCTGTCGATCTCGATCCGCCTGCGCGGCGCTTTTTTGGTGTTGATCATCGGTACGATCATCGTCGCCTGGGCGACTTTGGGAACCTTCGCCACGGTCGTTCAAACCAATAATTGGACCAACCACACCCGCGAGGTTCAAACCGCTGTTGAAAAGATGCGGTTGTCGCAAATCGATCAGGAAACCGGCGTGCGCGGCTTCCTGATTTCCGGCGAAGAGTCCTTCCTTGAGCCCTATCGCGCTAATCAGGCGGTTTTCCGCGAGCTTTTGCAGCGGGCTAAGACCCTGACGGCGGATAATCCCGAGCAGCAGCGTCGCTTCGATGACATCGCCGCCCAGGCGGAGATTTGGCGGACACGGGTCGCCGAGCGCGAAATCGCCCTGATGAACAACGCCGAGACCATCGAGGCGGCCCGCGCCCTGGAAGCCAGCGGCGCGGGCAAGGTGCCGATGGACGCGATTCGCCGCCTGAGCGGGGAAATCGCCGGCGCCGAGGAGGCCTTGCTCAAGCAGCGGACCGCCGAGATGGAGGAGGCCCTGGCTTTGGGGCGCAACACCATGATCGTCGGCGGCGTCGTCTCGGTGGTTCTGGCCGTTCTGCTGGGCTGGCAGTTGACGCGCGGTATCGTGCAGCCGGTGCGCCTGCTGACCGGGGTGATGGGTGAACTATCGGCGGGGGGGCGTGGGGTCGCCATCCCCGAGACCGATCGCGGCGACGAGATCGGCCAGATGGCCAAGGCGGTGGAAATCTTCAAGGCGGGATTGATCGAAGCTGATCGACTGGCCGCCGAGGAGGCGACCCAGAGGGCGGCCCGCGAAAGCCGGGTGACGGCCTTGGAAACTCTGGTCGGCGGTTTTCAAGATCGCATCGGAGGTCTGGTCGGCAAGTTGACGGAGTCTTCTTCGGGGCTGGAGACCACCGCGCGCGCCATGTCCGAGGCGGCCCGCGCCACCGATACCCAGGCGGCGACGGCCAGCGACGCGGTGGGCAGCGCCAGCATGGGTGTGAGAACCGTGGCGGCGGCGGCCGAGGAACTCAGCGCCTCGATCAGCGAAATCAGCGGCAAGGTTCAGCAATCAAGCGAGGTGACGCAAAAAGCCATGGCCCGCGCCGCCGAAACCGACAAGATGGTGGGGCGCCTCGCCGAGGGCGCCGATCGCATCGGCGAAGTCGTCTCGCTGATCAACGCCATCGCCAGCCAGACCAATCTTCTGGCGCTCAACGCCACGATCGAGGCGGCACGGGCCGGTGACGCCGGCAAGGGCTTCGCCGTGGTCGCCGGCGAGGTCAAGACCCTGGCCAATCAAACCGCCCGGGCGACCGAGGAAATCGGCGCGCAAATCGGCCGGATTCAAGAGGCGACCCGCGAGACCATCCAGGCCATCAAGGAAATCTCGGGGACCATCGGCGAAATCAACGGCATCGTCATGTCGGTGGCCTCGGCGGTCGAGGAGCAAAGCGCCGCCACCGCCGAAATCGCCCGCACCGTTCAAAGGGTCTCGACCAATACCGACGAGGTGACGACCAATGTCGATGGTGTCAGCCGCACCGCCAAGGCCACCGATAGCGCCGCCGCCGATGTGCTGCGCGCCTCGGGAGACCTGACAACGGTCAGTGGCGAGCTTGGCGGCGAAATCGACCGCTTCGTCGGCGGCGTGCGTCAGCTGTGA
- a CDS encoding ABC transporter ATP-binding protein, whose amino-acid sequence MLELHDVKASHGTVPALFGVSLRLGAGEGLALLGRNGAGKSSILRAILGLMRVTAGEIALGGRSLIDWPLHARIRAGLGWVPEDRRVFAGLSVAENIAVGTRNAAGPWTTARLKALFPKLDELWTRRAGTLSGGEQQMLTIARTLAGNPRVLLLDEPSEGLAPLVVADLGRAVAAIKAEGVALLLSEQNMTLARGLADRACLIDRGRGVWSGAMADLAKESALQTRHLAV is encoded by the coding sequence ATGCTGGAACTGCACGATGTGAAGGCGAGCCATGGCACGGTTCCGGCGCTGTTTGGCGTCAGTCTGCGCCTGGGCGCGGGCGAGGGGCTGGCCCTGCTCGGACGCAATGGCGCGGGCAAAAGCTCGATCCTGCGCGCCATCCTCGGGTTGATGCGGGTGACCGCCGGCGAGATCGCCCTGGGCGGCCGGTCGCTGATCGATTGGCCGCTCCATGCCCGCATCCGCGCCGGCCTGGGCTGGGTTCCCGAGGATCGCCGGGTCTTCGCCGGGTTGAGCGTCGCCGAAAACATCGCCGTCGGCACCCGCAACGCCGCCGGGCCGTGGACGACGGCGCGGCTGAAAGCGCTGTTTCCCAAGCTTGACGAGCTGTGGACGCGGCGGGCGGGCACGCTGTCGGGGGGCGAGCAGCAGATGCTGACCATTGCCCGCACCCTGGCGGGCAATCCCCGGGTGTTGCTGCTCGACGAGCCCTCCGAGGGGCTGGCGCCGCTGGTGGTCGCCGATCTCGGCCGGGCGGTGGCGGCGATCAAGGCCGAAGGCGTGGCCCTGTTGCTGAGCGAACAGAACATGACTCTGGCGCGCGGCCTCGCCGATCGCGCCTGTCTGATCGATCGCGGTCGTGGGGTGTGGAGCGGGGCGATGGCCGATCTGGCCAAGGAGTCCGCTCTTCAGACCCGTCACCTCGCGGTGTGA
- a CDS encoding SDR family oxidoreductase, translating into MSDDVLQPPQDQDSQPGHELEMTPQPDCQPRHPGSDRLAGKVALISGGDSGIGRAVALAFAREGAKIALLYLDEHDDARETERLVMAEGRECLVMPGDVGDEAICIDAVAQVIGNFGALDILVNNAAEQHEVEDLSDLTAGQLEKTFRTNVFGYIYLAKAALPHLPKGGSIINTTSITAYQGHRTLIDYSATKGAIVALTRSLSQSLLDRGIRVNAVAPGPIWTPLIPASFSPDHVASHGASVPMGRAGQPNEVAPAYVFLASDDASYISGQVIHPNGGAIIGS; encoded by the coding sequence ATGAGCGATGACGTGCTACAACCGCCCCAGGACCAAGACAGCCAGCCCGGTCATGAACTGGAGATGACGCCCCAACCCGACTGCCAGCCCCGCCACCCCGGTTCGGACCGGCTGGCCGGCAAGGTCGCCTTGATTTCGGGCGGCGACAGCGGCATCGGCCGCGCCGTCGCCCTCGCCTTCGCCCGCGAAGGCGCCAAGATCGCCCTGCTCTATCTCGACGAACACGACGACGCCCGGGAAACCGAGCGCTTGGTGATGGCCGAGGGACGCGAATGTCTGGTGATGCCGGGCGATGTCGGCGACGAGGCGATCTGCATCGACGCGGTCGCCCAAGTGATCGGCAATTTCGGCGCTCTCGATATCCTGGTCAACAACGCCGCCGAACAACACGAGGTCGAGGACCTGAGCGACCTGACGGCCGGACAACTGGAAAAGACCTTCCGCACCAATGTCTTCGGCTACATCTATCTGGCCAAGGCCGCCCTTCCCCACCTGCCCAAGGGCGGGTCGATCATCAATACCACCTCGATCACCGCCTATCAGGGCCACCGCACGCTGATCGACTACAGCGCCACCAAGGGGGCGATCGTCGCCCTCACCCGCAGCCTGTCGCAATCGTTGCTCGATCGCGGCATCCGGGTCAACGCGGTGGCCCCCGGGCCGATCTGGACCCCGCTGATCCCGGCCAGCTTCAGCCCCGATCACGTCGCCAGTCATGGCGCCTCGGTGCCAATGGGCCGCGCCGGCCAGCCCAATGAGGTCGCCCCGGCCTATGTGTTCCTGGCCAGCGACGACGCCTCCTATATCAGCGGTCAGGTGATCCACCCCAATGGCGGGGCGATCATCGGGTCTTGA
- the ybaK gene encoding Cys-tRNA(Pro) deacylase → MSKTTRATQALDRAHVVHEVVSYEYDPDAPSIGLQAAQAIGEHPRRVLKTLMAEVDGKAVCAVVPSDREVSMKKLAAVFGGKAAHMMKPADAERLTGFHVGGISPFGQKRTVPTVVEESALAEERVYMNGGQRGLQVRLAPADAVAALGARVASIVA, encoded by the coding sequence ATGTCCAAGACCACCCGCGCCACCCAGGCGCTTGATCGCGCCCATGTCGTTCACGAGGTGGTGAGCTATGAGTACGATCCCGATGCGCCGAGCATCGGGCTTCAGGCCGCCCAGGCCATCGGCGAACACCCCCGCCGGGTGCTGAAAACCCTGATGGCCGAGGTCGACGGCAAGGCGGTCTGCGCCGTCGTGCCCTCCGACCGCGAGGTCAGCATGAAAAAGCTGGCCGCCGTGTTCGGCGGCAAGGCGGCCCATATGATGAAGCCCGCCGACGCCGAACGGCTGACCGGCTTTCATGTGGGCGGCATCAGCCCCTTTGGCCAGAAGCGCACCGTGCCGACGGTGGTCGAGGAAAGCGCCCTGGCCGAGGAGCGGGTCTATATGAACGGCGGCCAGCGCGGCCTTCAGGTGCGCTTGGCGCCGGCCGATGCCGTCGCCGCCCTTGGCGCCCGGGTGGCCTCGATCGTGGCCTAA